One part of the Tenacibaculum sp. 190130A14a genome encodes these proteins:
- a CDS encoding exonuclease domain-containing protein: MNYAIVDIETDGGVKITEISIFIFDGEQVIDEFTTLVNPGTNIPGFITQLTGITNFMVKDSPKFEEVAKKIYQITEGCIFVAHNVNFDYGIIGKEFKSLGLTYRRKKLCTVRLSRKLLPNKKSYSLGKLCVSEGITIADRHRARGDAEATVILFQKLIEKDRVDDFKVINSFLNPRSKEATLPPLLAKEVFDGLSEKHGVYYFWNKDKEVIYVGKANNIKQRVLSHFHDKKKKEILMCMATANITYTETGNELLALLLESAEIKRLFPKYNRAQRRKQHGYALFSYYDRKGILHLAWNNLKMVNQPLMKFYTLTEARNFVERLCSTFELCPKYCHLQTNVSSCFHYQIKECRGICREEEAIENYNSRVVEAIASLAFDNKDFVVHEAGREENEIGYALVVNNIYKGYGYLKKQKTYTSKDYQENLQSQSDNQDVRRILNAYLRKNSEAIIEIDASSYQEDSVIELEFKFE; this comes from the coding sequence ATGAATTACGCAATAGTTGATATAGAAACTGACGGAGGAGTAAAAATTACTGAAATAAGTATTTTTATTTTCGATGGAGAACAAGTAATTGATGAATTTACCACATTGGTTAATCCGGGAACTAACATTCCTGGATTTATTACACAGCTTACTGGAATTACCAACTTTATGGTAAAAGATAGTCCTAAGTTTGAAGAAGTGGCCAAAAAGATTTATCAGATTACAGAAGGCTGTATTTTTGTAGCTCATAATGTAAATTTCGATTATGGAATTATAGGAAAAGAGTTTAAATCATTAGGATTAACCTATCGAAGAAAGAAACTTTGTACAGTTCGATTATCAAGAAAATTATTGCCAAATAAAAAATCATACAGCTTAGGGAAGCTATGTGTTTCGGAAGGAATTACGATTGCAGACAGACACCGAGCAAGAGGAGATGCAGAAGCAACAGTTATTTTATTTCAAAAGTTAATCGAAAAAGATCGAGTAGATGATTTTAAAGTGATTAATTCCTTTTTAAATCCGAGATCTAAAGAAGCAACCTTACCACCTTTATTAGCGAAAGAAGTTTTTGATGGTTTATCAGAAAAACATGGAGTCTATTATTTCTGGAATAAAGATAAAGAGGTCATCTATGTAGGAAAAGCTAATAATATCAAGCAACGAGTATTAAGTCATTTTCATGATAAGAAAAAGAAAGAAATACTTATGTGTATGGCAACTGCTAATATAACGTACACAGAAACAGGAAATGAGTTATTGGCACTTTTATTAGAATCGGCAGAAATTAAGCGATTGTTTCCTAAATATAACAGAGCGCAAAGAAGAAAGCAGCATGGTTACGCATTGTTTAGCTATTATGATAGAAAAGGAATTCTTCATTTAGCGTGGAATAATTTAAAAATGGTGAATCAACCACTGATGAAGTTTTATACGCTTACAGAAGCACGAAATTTTGTAGAACGTTTGTGTAGCACTTTTGAATTATGTCCGAAATATTGTCATTTACAAACCAATGTAAGTAGCTGTTTTCATTACCAAATAAAAGAATGTAGAGGTATTTGTAGAGAAGAGGAAGCTATAGAAAATTATAACAGTCGTGTAGTTGAAGCAATAGCTTCGTTGGCTTTCGATAACAAAGATTTTGTAGTACATGAAGCAGGAAGAGAAGAGAATGAGATAGGCTATGCTTTAGTAGTGAATAATATTTATAAAGGATATGGTTATCTAAAAAAGCAGAAAACCTATACTTCAAAAGATTACCAAGAGAATCTACAAAGCCAATCTGATAATCAAGATGTACGAAGAATACTCAATGCGTATTTAAGAAAGAATTCAGAAGCAATTATTGAAATAGATGCAAGCTCTTATCAAGAAGATTCTGTGATAGAATTGGAGTTTAAGTTTGAGTAG
- a CDS encoding response regulator transcription factor — protein MIKYLIIDDEQMSHKIIKGYCDMLPYMQLSKQCYDAIEALEYLSKHTVDLVFLDLNMPKLKGFDFLKTLTSPPKVIVTTAYREYALEGYELNVIDYLLKPFGFERFLKAVNKAVKPNEKIQSSIETSKSELKRTLFLRSNKKHVQIAIDTILFLESDGNYTKVFTTSNIITVREKVSELLESIAHDDFVQVHRSFAVYKKYIESIEGNRIFIGKHIIPIGSSYKNRIEELLK, from the coding sequence ATGATCAAATACTTAATTATAGATGATGAACAAATGTCCCATAAAATTATTAAGGGCTATTGTGATATGCTTCCTTATATGCAACTTTCAAAACAGTGTTATGATGCTATTGAAGCACTAGAATATTTGAGTAAGCATACTGTAGATTTAGTTTTTTTAGATTTAAACATGCCCAAATTAAAAGGTTTTGATTTTTTAAAAACCCTAACATCTCCACCCAAAGTTATAGTTACTACAGCTTATAGGGAATATGCATTAGAAGGTTATGAGTTAAACGTAATTGATTATTTACTAAAACCCTTTGGCTTTGAGCGTTTTTTAAAAGCTGTAAATAAAGCAGTAAAACCCAATGAAAAAATACAATCTTCTATTGAAACATCTAAAAGTGAACTGAAACGAACCTTATTTTTACGTTCTAATAAAAAACATGTTCAAATAGCTATTGATACTATTCTATTTCTTGAGTCTGATGGTAATTATACCAAAGTTTTTACTACAAGTAATATTATAACTGTTCGAGAAAAAGTTTCTGAATTACTGGAATCAATCGCTCATGATGATTTTGTTCAAGTACATCGTTCTTTTGCTGTCTATAAAAAGTATATTGAAAGTATTGAAGGAAATAGAATTTTCATAGGAAAACATATTATCCCAATAGGTAGTAGTTATAAAAATCGAATAGAGGAGCTGTTAAAATAA
- a CDS encoding T9SS type A sorting domain-containing protein, which translates to MIKKIQLLVLILITPLCFGQNITFTFENARNTNDGIDDFYEADIYIASDTDFKLGSGQVYFTYNTAAFGSNIHTSGNFQYLQPSGSILGEVYGFPAYKDFIVNDNTTSRVSTSFQQGVSSGTITANNVTTTPKHLFSIKIKYTDINETPNVAFETGAVYLDQFFTACGPTTFGFPDCTNHPGVQLTGDSFDSTGAVVVAGVSWLGTVDSNWTVTGNWGGGALPTTTDNVVIPNVATTPVIGSSVQINDLTVASLSSFEINENGGVQVDGNLDNNGTFTMTSTAANSASLIVKGTATGQVSYERGGLVANKWSIVTAPVSGQSVKDFVENASNNIRVNTTVTPNRYAVGYYDDSRTAGNKWVYYTVDDLASNSITFEQGRSYAISRASNGAVTFTGTVATIDVNHTVTASQWNAVGNPYTAFLPINENSGTNFINDNLASFDPTYVGAYVWDNTQNKYVAKTLASGESSLAPGQGFFVKTTSGISAVSFKQAQRKVQPATGGTFSRTASVPSIELSIASKSIKVNTSISYRSNATKGLDAGYDVGNFDGAGLDIYTRLLDGSSEKNFTYQSLPTETNETVVIPVGVKAAAGTSIIISAESTSLPEGAEVYLEDRLLEKYIDLTKESYQVTLSQSENGIGRFYLHSKVEVIIPEVTSEDIKLYTANQTLFVEGIQGERFEVALYNTLGSLVYQGEFTGSGKNSIALPTVETGVYVVNVKSTIGVINKKVILKKISIDENTKYDKSRK; encoded by the coding sequence ATGATAAAAAAAATACAATTATTAGTATTAATTCTGATAACACCGTTGTGTTTCGGGCAAAACATAACATTTACCTTTGAAAATGCTCGAAATACGAATGATGGAATCGATGATTTTTATGAAGCCGATATTTATATAGCTTCAGATACAGATTTTAAATTAGGTTCAGGTCAAGTTTATTTTACCTACAATACAGCAGCTTTTGGAAGTAATATTCATACAAGTGGTAACTTTCAATACTTGCAGCCATCAGGAAGTATTTTAGGAGAAGTTTATGGTTTTCCTGCTTACAAAGATTTTATTGTAAACGATAATACAACATCAAGAGTATCTACTTCTTTCCAGCAAGGAGTAAGTAGTGGAACCATTACGGCGAATAATGTAACCACAACACCAAAACACTTATTTAGTATAAAAATCAAGTATACTGATATAAATGAAACACCAAATGTAGCATTTGAAACAGGAGCAGTGTATTTGGATCAATTTTTCACTGCTTGTGGACCAACTACATTTGGATTTCCAGACTGTACGAATCATCCTGGAGTACAATTAACAGGCGATTCTTTTGATTCAACAGGAGCAGTTGTTGTAGCTGGAGTATCTTGGTTAGGAACAGTAGATTCTAATTGGACAGTTACAGGCAATTGGGGTGGAGGAGCGCTACCAACAACCACAGATAATGTAGTAATACCAAATGTAGCAACGACTCCAGTAATAGGAAGTTCAGTTCAAATCAACGATTTAACAGTAGCATCACTTTCTTCTTTTGAAATCAATGAAAATGGAGGAGTACAAGTAGATGGTAATTTAGACAACAACGGAACTTTTACCATGACATCAACAGCAGCAAATAGTGCTAGTTTGATTGTAAAAGGAACTGCTACAGGACAAGTAAGCTATGAGCGTGGAGGTTTAGTAGCCAACAAATGGAGCATTGTAACCGCTCCAGTCTCTGGTCAAAGTGTAAAAGACTTTGTTGAAAACGCATCGAATAATATTCGAGTAAACACTACAGTAACTCCTAATAGGTATGCGGTAGGATACTATGATGATAGTAGAACAGCAGGAAATAAATGGGTGTATTATACGGTTGATGATTTGGCCTCTAACAGTATTACTTTTGAACAAGGAAGAAGTTATGCTATTTCAAGAGCAAGCAATGGAGCTGTTACATTTACAGGGACTGTAGCAACGATTGATGTAAACCATACAGTAACAGCCTCTCAATGGAATGCAGTAGGAAATCCATACACAGCTTTCTTACCAATTAATGAAAACTCAGGAACGAACTTTATCAATGATAACCTAGCTAGTTTTGATCCGACTTATGTAGGAGCCTATGTTTGGGACAATACTCAAAACAAGTATGTAGCTAAAACATTGGCAAGTGGAGAAAGTTCATTAGCACCCGGACAAGGATTCTTTGTAAAAACTACTAGTGGAATCAGTGCAGTATCATTTAAACAAGCTCAAAGAAAGGTACAACCCGCTACAGGAGGTACTTTTAGTAGAACAGCAAGTGTACCTTCTATAGAATTATCAATAGCTTCTAAAAGTATAAAAGTAAACACTAGCATTAGTTATAGAAGCAATGCAACTAAAGGATTAGATGCAGGATATGATGTAGGAAACTTTGATGGAGCAGGTTTAGATATTTACACCCGACTATTAGATGGTTCATCAGAAAAGAACTTTACTTATCAATCTTTACCAACAGAAACCAATGAAACTGTTGTTATTCCCGTAGGAGTTAAAGCAGCAGCAGGAACATCTATTATCATTAGTGCAGAAAGTACTTCTTTACCAGAAGGAGCTGAGGTGTATTTAGAAGATAGGTTATTAGAGAAGTATATTGACTTAACCAAAGAATCTTATCAAGTAACGCTATCACAATCAGAAAATGGAATAGGAAGATTTTATTTACACAGCAAAGTAGAAGTAATTATTCCAGAAGTGACTTCAGAAGATATCAAGCTTTATACAGCGAACCAAACATTATTTGTAGAAGGTATTCAAGGAGAGCGTTTTGAAGTAGCATTATACAACACTTTAGGATCGTTGGTATATCAAGGAGAATTTACAGGAAGCGGAAAGAATAGTATTGCTTTACCAACGGTAGAAACAGGAGTTTATGTAGTGAATGTAAAGAGTACTATTGGAGTAATAAATAAGAAGGTAATTCTAAAAAAAATAAGCATCGATGAAAACACAAAATACGACAAGTCAAGAAAATAA
- a CDS encoding sensor histidine kinase encodes MIISLKTENKKAELLHLKNQVNPHFFFNTLNNLYGLVDEDTEKTKTLILKLSDMMSYSIYRGDNDYVTIEEEVIFLEHYIELHEIRYYKNIDITFDVEIIDEGIKVTPLLFINLLENAFKHGIENLRNDAYIKAKLKVSSTVIYFEIENNFDPEEINSHSGIGLKNLQRRLELIYPKKHQLSFTELKNIYKATLTIYLT; translated from the coding sequence ATGATTATTTCATTGAAAACTGAAAATAAAAAAGCTGAGTTATTACATTTAAAAAATCAGGTAAACCCACACTTTTTTTTTAATACGCTAAATAATTTATACGGCTTAGTAGATGAGGACACTGAAAAGACTAAAACACTTATCCTTAAATTATCTGATATGATGAGCTATAGTATTTACAGAGGTGACAATGATTATGTAACTATAGAAGAAGAAGTAATTTTCTTAGAACATTATATTGAACTTCATGAAATACGTTATTATAAAAATATAGATATTACATTTGATGTAGAAATTATAGATGAAGGAATTAAGGTTACACCACTTTTGTTTATTAATTTATTGGAAAATGCGTTTAAACACGGAATAGAAAATTTAAGAAATGATGCCTATATAAAGGCTAAACTTAAAGTGAGCTCAACTGTTATTTATTTTGAAATTGAAAACAACTTTGATCCTGAAGAAATTAATAGCCATTCTGGAATTGGGTTAAAAAATTTACAACGTAGATTGGAGCTGATATATCCCAAAAAACATCAGCTTAGTTTTACGGAATTAAAAAATATCTACAAAGCAACACTAACCATATATCTAACATGA
- a CDS encoding ABC transporter ATP-binding protein: MSSLIISNLSKTYTNGVKALQNVSLEVPVGMFGLLGPNGAGKSSLMRTIATLQEADEGSITLGEINVLEQKNNLRKVLGYLPQQFGLYPKISAEVLLNHLAALKGIINRGERNDLVDALLHKVNLYDVRKQKLGGFSGGMKQRFGIAQALLNSPKLLIVDEPTAGLDPMERNRFYNLLSELGENTAVILSTHIVDDVKELCTKMAIINKGNVLLEGNPLKLIEDIKGKIYQKTIHKKELTLYRKAYRVLSEKLFLGKPIIHVLSETNPGSDFIPIEAQLEDVYFSQIF; encoded by the coding sequence ATGAGCAGTCTTATCATTTCCAATTTGTCAAAAACCTATACGAATGGCGTAAAAGCGTTGCAAAATGTTTCACTTGAAGTACCAGTAGGCATGTTTGGTTTATTGGGACCAAATGGAGCAGGTAAATCATCGTTAATGCGAACCATTGCTACATTACAAGAAGCAGATGAAGGAAGCATTACTTTAGGAGAAATAAATGTGTTAGAACAAAAAAATAATCTTAGAAAAGTACTGGGATATCTACCACAACAATTTGGATTATATCCAAAAATATCTGCCGAAGTATTGTTAAATCACTTAGCAGCATTAAAAGGAATCATTAATAGAGGAGAACGTAATGATTTAGTAGATGCATTATTACATAAAGTGAATCTATATGATGTAAGAAAGCAGAAATTAGGAGGCTTTTCTGGAGGGATGAAGCAACGTTTTGGTATTGCTCAAGCATTACTCAATAGTCCTAAATTACTGATAGTAGATGAGCCTACTGCTGGCTTAGATCCGATGGAGAGAAATAGATTCTACAACTTATTAAGTGAATTAGGAGAAAATACAGCTGTTATTCTTTCAACTCATATTGTAGATGATGTAAAAGAATTATGTACCAAAATGGCCATTATAAATAAAGGAAATGTTCTTCTTGAAGGGAATCCTTTAAAACTTATTGAAGATATAAAAGGGAAAATATATCAAAAAACGATTCATAAAAAAGAATTGACACTATATAGAAAAGCATACAGGGTATTGAGTGAAAAATTGTTTTTAGGAAAACCCATTATACATGTTTTAAGTGAAACAAATCCTGGAAGTGATTTTATTCCTATTGAAGCCCAATTAGAAGACGTGTATTTCTCACAAATATTTTAA